From uncultured Pseudodesulfovibrio sp.:
CGGAGGGTCACCAAAGGCTTATGTAAGTTTTTCGAATGCCCGACGCATAGCGACTGCAGCCAGAATGGTGCGTTCGGTCAGCGAGGCAGTGATCATGTATTCATTGTGAGAGTGGTCCTTGCCACCAGTGGGACCAAGGCCGTCGATAACCGGAGTCCCTGCATTGGCTATGAAGTTGGCGTCTGAAACACCACCTCGTGCGCTTTCCTGAACCGGGATGCCTAGTTCGGTACCGGTAGAGGCCACGATCTCGTATAGGCTCGCAATAGCCGGACTGTTTTCCATGGTCGGCCTGCCCGGTATGACTTCCAATTGACAGTTCGTGCCGGGAATGGTCGGAGAAGCCGCTGAATTTTCAATGGCCTCACGCAGAATAACGCCTTCCAATTCATTCCAGTACCGGCATTCGATTTTGGCTTTGGCCGAGGGGGCGACAGTGTTTGGCCCCACACCGCCTTCGACCAAACCAACGTTGACGGAGACACCCTTTGCTGCATCATTGAGTGCTTCAAGGGTAATGGTCTGGTGCGCCATTTCAAGGATGGCACTGGGTTTTGGTCCCGTCAGATTGCCGGAATGACCTGCTTGACCTTGAATTTCCAAAGAAAAGGAGATTTTACCTTTTCGCGCT
This genomic window contains:
- a CDS encoding M20 family metallopeptidase, whose protein sequence is MLETIRTYITNHEQEMMDLLEKIVCINSYTPNKPGTDAVASVLESVMTDMGFTVRREKRDEVGDNLVAQNVTQPDNNGLLLCGHMDTVFPPEDGFDCFHPDGDTIIGPGVVDMKGGLVVGIYALKALNAAGLLDDMPITFVFNSDEEIGSPHSQDLIIEEAKKVAMAFVFECSSPGGKIVTARKGKISFSLEIQGQAGHSGNLTGPKPSAILEMAHQTITLEALNDAAKGVSVNVGLVEGGVGPNTVAPSAKAKIECRYWNELEGVILREAIENSAASPTIPGTNCQLEVIPGRPTMENSPAIASLYEIVASTGTELGIPVQESARGGVSDANFIANAGTPVIDGLGPTGGKDHSHNEYMITASLTERTILAAVAMRRAFEKLT